DNA sequence from the Burkholderia pyrrocinia genome:
GGATCTGCGTATCGTCCTGCACGCCGTTCGCGGTGATGCGGAACGACTCGACCGCCCACTTCAGGTACTCGCTCCATTGCGCGCGGCGCAGCGGCAGCCCTTCGCGCAGCGCGGCCTCGTCGATCTGGATCACGCGCACGCCGGCCTTCTCGAGATCGAGCACTTCGTCGCGGATCGCGAGCGCGAGCTGGTAGCACGACACCGAGCGCGGCTGGTCGTCGCGCACGAACGACCAGTTCAGGATCGTCACGGGGCCGGTCAGCATGCCCTTCATCGGCTTGTTCGTCAGCGACTGCGCGTACGCGATCCATTCGACCGTCATCGCCTTCGGGCGGCTGATGTCGCCGAACAGGATCGGCGGCTTCACGCAGCGCGAACCGTATGACTGCACCCAGCCGAACTGGCTGAACGCGTAGCCGTCGAGCTGCTCGCCGAAGTATTCGACCATGTCGTTGCGCTCGGCTTCGCCGTGCACGAGCACGTCGAGCTCGAGCGACTCCTGTTCGCGGACGCTGCGTTCGATTTCAGCCTTCATCGCCGTGCGGTAGCCGGCTTCATCGAGCGCACCTGCCTTGAACTGGCTGCGCGCCTGGCGGATTTCGGCGGTCTGCGGGAACGAGCCGATCGTCGTCGTCGGGAAGGCCGGCAGGTTCAGTCGCGCCGACTGCTTCGGTGCACGCTGCGTATACGGGCTCACGCGGTTGCCGAGCTGCGCGTCGATGCGTGCGATCGCGGCCTTCACCGCCGGGTTGTTCACGCGCGGCGAGCGGCGGCGCGAATCGATCGCGGCGGCGTTCGCGGCAAGCGCATCGGCCACCTTGTCGCGGCCTTCGTTCAGCGCGGTCGCGAGCACCTTCAGCTCGTCGAGCTTCTGCAGCGCGAACGCGAGCCACGAACGGATCTCCGCGTCGAGCTTCTCCTCGCTCGCGAGATCGACCGGCACGTGCAGCAGCGAGCACGACGGCGCGAGCCACAGGCGCTCGCCCAGTTGCTTCGCGAGCGGCTCGAGCCAGTCGAGCGTCGCGCTCAGGTCCGTCTTCCAGATGTTGCGGCCGTTGATCGCGCCGACCGACAGCACGCGCTCGGCCGGCAGCTCGCGCACCAGAACGTCGATTTCGTCGCGTGCATTGATCGCGTCGACATGCAGCCCGTCGACCGGCAGCGAGCTCGCGAGCGTCAGGTTGTCCTGAAGCTGGCCGAAGTACGTGGCAAGCAGCAGCTTGATGCGACGCGTCTCCAGCACCGCATACGCAGTGCGGAACGCCTGCCGCCATTCGGCGTCGAGCTCGGTGACGAGAATCGGTTCGTCGATCTGCACCCATTCGACGCCCTGCGCGGTCAGCGTGTCGAGCAGCGCGCCGTACACGGGCAGCAGCTTCGGCAGCAGCGCGAGACGATCGGAATCGTCCTTCGCCTTGCCGAGCCACAGATACGTGACGGGGCCGATGATCACCGGCTTGGCATTCACGCCCTGCGCGTTCGCCTCGGCCAGTTGCTGCAGCAGGCGCGACGGGTCGAGCGAGAAGTTCGTGTCCGCGTGGAATTCCGGCACGATGTAGTGATAGTTCGTGTCGAACCATTTCGTCATTTCACCGGCCGCGACGCCACCGCAGCACGCCGCATGCTCTTGCGCCGACTGCGCCGAACGGCCGCGCGCAACACGGAAATAGTTGTCGAGCACGTCGCCGTGGAAAGCCTGCACGCGCTTGGGCAGGTTGCCGAGCATGAAGCTCATGTCGAGCACCTGGTCGTAGAACGCGAAATCGCCGATCGGCGCGAGATCGAGATCGCGCTGTTCGTTCCAGTGGCGCTGGCGCAATTCGGCGCCGAGCGCCTTCAGCTCGTCGCGCGACGATTCGCCCTTCCAGTAGCGCTCGAGACCGAACTTGAGTTCGCGCTTCGCGCCGATGCGCGGAAAACCGAGGTTGTGTGTGCTGACCATGAAGCTGCCGTCCAGATGAAATAGAAGATCCGGCAGCCATGATAGGGATTTCAAACCATGAAATAAAATGGCATTATTTCATTCATCCATTAAATTCATTCATGCATCCGTAGCGCGAGCGATATCCATGCTGGAACGATTCCATCTCGTCGTCATTCGTGAAGTCGAGCGCCAGGGCTCGCTGACCGCAGCCGCCAATGCGCTGCATCTCACGCAGTCGGCGCTCAGCCACACCGTCCGGAAAATCGAGCAGCAGCTCGGCACGCCGATCTGGGATCGTGAAGGTCGCGGCCTGCGGCTCACGCAGGGCGGTCACTATCTGCTGAAACTTGCGAACCGGCTGCTGCCGCAGTTCGAGCTCGCCGAGGAGCGGATGAGGCAGTACGCGAAGGGCGAGCGCGGCACGCTGCGCATCGGGATGGAGTGCCACCCGTGCTACCAGTGGCTGCTGAAGGTCGTGTCGCCGTATCTGTCGCGCTGGCCCGACGTCGACGTGGACGTGAAGCAGCGCTTCCAGTTCGGCGGCATCGGTGCGCTGTTCGGCTATGACATCGACGTGCTCGTCACGCCCGATCCGCTGAACAAGCCGGGCCTGCGCTTCGATCCCGTGTTCGACTACGAGCAGGTGCTGGTGGTCGCCGACTCACACCGGTTCGCAAATGCCGATTACGTGACGCCCGAGCAACTGACCGACGAGATCCTGATTACCTATCCGGTCGAAACCGACCGGCTCGACATCTACAACCAGTTCCTGACGCCGGCCGGCATCGTACCGAGGCGCCACAAGTCGATCGAGACGACCGACATCATGCTGCAGATGGTCGCGAGCGGGCGCGGCGTGGCCGCGTTGCCGAGATGGCTCGCCGACGAATACGCGGACCGGATGCCGGTCGTGCCGGTCAAGCTCGGCAAGCAGGGGATCGCGAAGCAGATCTTCCTCGGCATCCGCGAAGCGGACGCATCGATCGACTATCTGGCCGCGTTCGTCGCGCTGGCGCGCGAATCGACGTGGAGCGCGCCGCGCATGCTGCGCTAGGCGCGCCCCGTTGCAATGCGCGTCAGGCGGCGCGCATGCCGATGCGTTCGCCGCGCTCGACCCACGCGCCGAACAGCAGGCCGATCGTCGTCCACATGATCGCCTGCATGCCGATGGCCGCGACGCGGAACTTCCACAGCACGTCGGCCGGGAACGCGGCCGGCACTTCGTTGATCGACGGCAGTCCGAACTGCACGGCCGCGATGATCGCGATGAACACGAGCCCCGCGACGATCGACGCATTCCATTGGCCGAGCTTCGCCAGCAGATGGCGGCGCACGCTGACCGAGAACGCCATCGTCGCGATCGAGATCGCGATCATCAGGAAGAACAGGCCCGTGCGATGGCCGATCGTGTCGGGATCGCCGACCGACGGCGGATTGGCCGGGTACTTGATGTTCGGCACGATCACGAGCGCGACGAATGCCGCCAGCGCAAGCCACGCGGCCAGCGGCCGCGCCGGAAGGCGGCCGCCTCGCCCGTATGCATACGCAAAGACCAGCGAGAACAGCCCGCCGAATGCCGCGCCGTAGGTCACGACACCCGTCAACAGGCCGAGGCCGGCCTGCGTGTCGCGGCTGACCAGCTCGTGCTCGTGCTCCGGCACGTCGCCTTTGGCGGCCTCGAGCTTTTCTTCAAAGGAAATCGCCTGATCGACTTGCGGTTCGCCGACGATTTTCGCGAAACCGAACGTGAGGAGGCCCGCGGCGATGCCTGCGAGCATCCCGCGCATGAGCAGCTTTCCGACCATCGTGTACTCCGCGTCAGTGGCAGGGAAAGCCGAGCAGATGGCGGCCGTCGTGGACGAATTCGTGCACGTACATGCCCGGCACGAGCGACGTCGCGCCTTGTTCCGCGCCGACGAAATAGAGTGCGAGCAGCAGCATCAGGCCGACGAACACGGCCCACGGCAACAGTTCACGGACGGGGATGGGTGCCGGCACGACAACCGGCTTCAGCACTGCTTCGCTCATGGATGCACCTCAGGGGAATCGCGCCCCGACAAATGTTGGATGGGTACGAAGGCAGGTCTGGCTTCCGGGATCGGGATTCCCCGGTTACAGTGGCGCGACCGCGCCGGAATTGCACCGGCTTCCGCGTTTCGTATCGGGCGAATTGTACGCGCGAAAGTCCGCGTATTGAAGTGAAGGTCGCGGACGACCGCACACCCGCCCCGGCCCATCCGAAAACCGACATGAACATGCATGCCTCGCTGCGCCTGATCGCACACGCATCGACCCGGGCGATGCGCACCGGCGCGTTTCCCGACGACGATCTGCTCGACGCACACGGGCTCGCGGACGCCGCTGCGCTGCGCGCCCGGTGGACAGGCGTCGCCGGCTCGCTCGTGCTGTGCAGCCCCGCGTGCTGCGCGCGGCAGACCGCCGATGCGCTCGGGCTGCATGCCGACGTCGACGACGCGCTGCGCGACATCGACTACGGAAACTGGCGCGGCAAGCGGCTGCACGACCTCGCGCGCGACCTGCCGGACGAACTGGGCGCATGGATCGCCGATCCGTCTGCGTCGCCGCACGGCGGCGAATCGTTCGAAGCCGCCGTTCGCCGCGTCGGAGCATGGTTGAACGCGCTGCCGCCCGGCCGCGACATCGTCGCGATCACGCATGCGGCGATCGTTCGCGCGGCCGTCGCACACGCACTGCGGATGGATCCCGACGCTGCAACCCGCATCGACGTCGCGCCGCTGTCGTGCACGACCTTCGTTGCGTCGCCGCACGGCTAGGCGTTGATGACGAACGACGATCGGCGCGACACCGATGCGTAAGTCCCAGCCGTGTCGTGTTCACTATGTGAGCCACGATACGGGCCGACGTGTCGCATCTCGGTCGCATGCCGACGTTCACCTTACGCCGCCGTAAGACAACCCGTTCGTCATCCCGATTGTCATCAAACTGACTGCTGCCCGCGGCTAGGATCGGACGCGGTTCCCTCACGAGATACCGTCATGAATCAACCTGCTTCGTCCGCCGCGAACAATCGCGGCTCCTTCGAGCGCAACCGGCAGGTCGGCTATGCCTTCTTCCTGCTGGTGCTCGCGATCGGCGCCGTCTATATCGCCACGCACCTGATCGACGATCTGTCGCCGGTCCGCGAAGGATCGCTATTCCCGTACCTGATGCTCGGCGCCGCGCTGCTGATCGCGCTCGGCTTCGAATTCGTCAACGGTTTCCACGACACCGCGAACGCGGTCGCCACCGTGATCTATACGCACTCGCTGACGCCGAACGTCGCGGTGATCTGGTCCGGCATGTGGAACTTCCTCGGCGTGATGGTTTCGAGCGGCGCAGTCGCGTTCGGCATCCTGCAGTTGCTGCCTGTCGAGCTGATCCTGCAGGTCGGCAGCGGCGCGGGCTTCGCGATGGTGTTCGCGCTGCTGATCGCCGCAATCGTCTGGAACCTCGCGACCTGGTATTTCGGGTTGCCTTCGTCGAGCTCGCATACGCTGATCGGCTCGATCATCGGCGTCGGGCTGATGAACCAGTTGATGCACGGGCCGTCGGGCACGAGCGGCGTCGACTGGGGCCAGGCGCTCGGCGTCGGCAAGTCGCTGCTGCTCTCGCCGATCGTCGGCTTCCTGTGCGCGTCGCTGCTGCTGCTCGTGCTGAAGGCCGTCGTGCGGATTCCCGAGCTGTACAAGGAGCCGCCGAAGGATCAGCCGCCGCCGTTCTGGATTCGCTGCCTGCTGATCCTGACCTGCACGGGCGTGTCGTTCGCGCACGGTTCGAACGACGGGCAGAAAGGGATGGGCCTCATCATGCTGATCCTGATCGGCACGGTGCCGACCGCGTATGCGCTGAACAAGGCCGTTACGCCTGCCGAATCGCAAACCTTCGTTGCGGTCGCGAACCAGGCCGCCGCGACGTTCGGGAAATACACGAATGGCGTCGCGCCGTCCGCGAACCCGCGCGCCGACGTCGAGCACTACGTGCAGCGTCGCGAGCTGACGCCCGCCGTGCTGCCGGCCGTACAGCAGTTGTCGACATCGCTCGCGACCGCGGTCGGCACGTCGGGCTCGATGGCAGCCGTGCCGCAGCGCGACGTCGACAACGTGCGCAACACGATGTATCTGGTATCCGAAGCAATTCGCCTGATCGAGAAGTCGGGCCAGCCCGCGCTTGCCGCCGACGACAAGCTCGCGATCGACAACTATCGCAAGCAGCTCGACCACGCGACCAAGTTCATTCCGACCTGGGTGAAGGTCGCCGTTGCGATCGCACTGGGCCTCGGCACGATGGTCGGCTGGAAGCGGATCGTCGTGACCGTCGGCGAGAAAATCGGCAAGCAGCATTTGACGTACGGACAGGGCGCGTCGGCCGAACTCGTCGCGATGCTGACGATCGGCGCCGCCGACGTGTACGGGCTGCCCGTTTCGACGACACACGTGCTGTCGTCGGGCGTCGCGGGCACGATGGCGGCGAACGGGTCCGGGTTGCAATGGAGCACGGTGCGCAGCCTCGTACTCGCGTGGGTGCTGACGCTGCCGGCGTCGATCGCACTTGCGGGCGGGCTCTACTGGTTGTTCCGGTCGCTGGCCTGATCGGGGCCACTGCGGGTGGCCGGCGGAAGCCGGCCGCCTGCTGTTGGAAATTCGACCCTCGCTTCTTCGCTTCCGCGCTCCGACGTCGACACATTCGCGTGCGCCCATGCCACGTCGCGAGCTTTCCCCCTCTTCCTTTTCCGAATTGGAGCGCAAGATCTGGAGCGCGCCGGCGCAGGAACGTCGCTAGACTGGGTTCATCAACTTTTATCGTGGACTCAACCGCGCACGCGATGTTTCCTGAGTATTCCGCGCGACCGCACGGCGCCACACTACTGACAAACGAGGTACGCCCGTGAACATCGCCGATCTGCAACCTGCCG
Encoded proteins:
- the metE gene encoding 5-methyltetrahydropteroyltriglutamate--homocysteine S-methyltransferase, which gives rise to MVSTHNLGFPRIGAKRELKFGLERYWKGESSRDELKALGAELRQRHWNEQRDLDLAPIGDFAFYDQVLDMSFMLGNLPKRVQAFHGDVLDNYFRVARGRSAQSAQEHAACCGGVAAGEMTKWFDTNYHYIVPEFHADTNFSLDPSRLLQQLAEANAQGVNAKPVIIGPVTYLWLGKAKDDSDRLALLPKLLPVYGALLDTLTAQGVEWVQIDEPILVTELDAEWRQAFRTAYAVLETRRIKLLLATYFGQLQDNLTLASSLPVDGLHVDAINARDEIDVLVRELPAERVLSVGAINGRNIWKTDLSATLDWLEPLAKQLGERLWLAPSCSLLHVPVDLASEEKLDAEIRSWLAFALQKLDELKVLATALNEGRDKVADALAANAAAIDSRRRSPRVNNPAVKAAIARIDAQLGNRVSPYTQRAPKQSARLNLPAFPTTTIGSFPQTAEIRQARSQFKAGALDEAGYRTAMKAEIERSVREQESLELDVLVHGEAERNDMVEYFGEQLDGYAFSQFGWVQSYGSRCVKPPILFGDISRPKAMTVEWIAYAQSLTNKPMKGMLTGPVTILNWSFVRDDQPRSVSCYQLALAIRDEVLDLEKAGVRVIQIDEAALREGLPLRRAQWSEYLKWAVESFRITANGVQDDTQIHTHMCYSEFNDIIASIADMDADVITIETSRSDMELLDAFDSFRYPNEIGPGVYDIHSPNIPTQDHIVGLMKKAAERIPAERLWVNPDCGLKTRQWAEVIPALTNMVAAAKALRSQVQ
- a CDS encoding LysR family transcriptional regulator — translated: MLERFHLVVIREVERQGSLTAAANALHLTQSALSHTVRKIEQQLGTPIWDREGRGLRLTQGGHYLLKLANRLLPQFELAEERMRQYAKGERGTLRIGMECHPCYQWLLKVVSPYLSRWPDVDVDVKQRFQFGGIGALFGYDIDVLVTPDPLNKPGLRFDPVFDYEQVLVVADSHRFANADYVTPEQLTDEILITYPVETDRLDIYNQFLTPAGIVPRRHKSIETTDIMLQMVASGRGVAALPRWLADEYADRMPVVPVKLGKQGIAKQIFLGIREADASIDYLAAFVALARESTWSAPRMLR
- a CDS encoding CbtA family protein, whose product is MVGKLLMRGMLAGIAAGLLTFGFAKIVGEPQVDQAISFEEKLEAAKGDVPEHEHELVSRDTQAGLGLLTGVVTYGAAFGGLFSLVFAYAYGRGGRLPARPLAAWLALAAFVALVIVPNIKYPANPPSVGDPDTIGHRTGLFFLMIAISIATMAFSVSVRRHLLAKLGQWNASIVAGLVFIAIIAAVQFGLPSINEVPAAFPADVLWKFRVAAIGMQAIMWTTIGLLFGAWVERGERIGMRAA
- a CDS encoding CbtB domain-containing protein, producing the protein MSEAVLKPVVVPAPIPVRELLPWAVFVGLMLLLALYFVGAEQGATSLVPGMYVHEFVHDGRHLLGFPCH
- a CDS encoding histidine phosphatase family protein, with protein sequence MNMHASLRLIAHASTRAMRTGAFPDDDLLDAHGLADAAALRARWTGVAGSLVLCSPACCARQTADALGLHADVDDALRDIDYGNWRGKRLHDLARDLPDELGAWIADPSASPHGGESFEAAVRRVGAWLNALPPGRDIVAITHAAIVRAAVAHALRMDPDAATRIDVAPLSCTTFVASPHG
- a CDS encoding inorganic phosphate transporter; the protein is MNQPASSAANNRGSFERNRQVGYAFFLLVLAIGAVYIATHLIDDLSPVREGSLFPYLMLGAALLIALGFEFVNGFHDTANAVATVIYTHSLTPNVAVIWSGMWNFLGVMVSSGAVAFGILQLLPVELILQVGSGAGFAMVFALLIAAIVWNLATWYFGLPSSSSHTLIGSIIGVGLMNQLMHGPSGTSGVDWGQALGVGKSLLLSPIVGFLCASLLLLVLKAVVRIPELYKEPPKDQPPPFWIRCLLILTCTGVSFAHGSNDGQKGMGLIMLILIGTVPTAYALNKAVTPAESQTFVAVANQAAATFGKYTNGVAPSANPRADVEHYVQRRELTPAVLPAVQQLSTSLATAVGTSGSMAAVPQRDVDNVRNTMYLVSEAIRLIEKSGQPALAADDKLAIDNYRKQLDHATKFIPTWVKVAVAIALGLGTMVGWKRIVVTVGEKIGKQHLTYGQGASAELVAMLTIGAADVYGLPVSTTHVLSSGVAGTMAANGSGLQWSTVRSLVLAWVLTLPASIALAGGLYWLFRSLA